The Bradysia coprophila strain Holo2 chromosome IV, BU_Bcop_v1, whole genome shotgun sequence genome includes a region encoding these proteins:
- the LOC119066475 gene encoding salivary glue protein Sgs-3-like translates to MDKIILLTLLSLIGSVTIGNAQLQCHVCRNCPNPNELDSYTLEQCSLQTTTTTTTTSTTTTPPEDTTTPPTDTTTPPTDTTVPPIDTTLPPTDTPLPPTDTTFPPTDTTLPPSPPPTDTTVDGPIITTQPPPVTPPSTTPQIPVSPPEFSGRKFVQRVRQSLEGFQCFVVHQTVGDSVQVNRGCVPIQETSDQTCSDANEGEDPEFCRLCAYDGCNGGTKYAVSLVILLSSLFVTFTIR, encoded by the exons GTAACGCTCAACTCCAATGTCACGTGTGCAGGAATTGCCCAAATCCGAATGAGTTGGACTCTTATACGTTAGAGCAATGTAGTTTACAAACCACCACTACCACCACAACTACTAGCACTACAACAACACCTCCAGAAGACACAACAACACCTCCAACAGACACAACAACACCTCCAACAGATACAACAGTACCTCCAATAGATACAACACTACCTCCAACAGATACACCACTTCCACCTACAGATACAACATTTCCACCGACAGATACAACACTTCCACCCTCGCCTCCACCTACAGACACAACAGTTGATGGACCCATTATCACAACACAACCTCCACCTGTTACTCCTCCATCGACAACACCACAAATTCCAGTGAGTCCACCTGAATTCTCGGGACGAAAATTTGTACAGCGTGTACGCCAATCGCTTGAAGGGTTCCAATGTTTCGTTGTCCATCAAACAG TCGGAGACTCGGTGCAGGTAAACCGTGGATGTGTACCGATTCAAGAAACGTCCGATCAAACTTGCAGCGATGCAAATGAGGGAGAAGATCCAGAATTTTGTCGATTGTGTGCATATGATGGATGCAACGGTGGTACGAAGTATGCAGTTTCGTTAGTAATTTTATTAAGTTCACTTTTCGTTACTTTTACAATTCGTTAA
- the LOC119066478 gene encoding 60S ribosomal protein L26, protein MKFNKFVTSDRSKNRKRHFSAPSHIRRKLMTAPLSKELKSKYNVRNMPIRKDDEVQVVRGHYKSNTVGKVMQVYRKKFVVYIERIQREKTNGTNAPVGIHPSKCVIVKLKMDKDRKSILERRAKGRLVALGKDKGKYTEETTTAAPMETA, encoded by the exons ATGAAGTTCAACAAATTCGTTACTTCCGATCGGAGCAAGAATCGCAAGAGACATTTCAGTGCTCCATCACATATCCGACGGAAATTGATGACTGCACCATTGTCGAAGGAGTTGAAATCCAAGTACAATGTTCGCAACATGCCAATTCGTAAAGATGATGAAGTGCAA GTTGTCCGTGGTCATTACAAGAGCAACACAGTTGGCAAAGTGATGCAAGTCTACAGAAAGAAATTCGTAGTTTACATCGAGCGCATCCAACGTGAGAAGACGAACGGAACAAATGCCCCAGTCGGCATCCATCCTTCAAAG TGCGTTATCGTAAAATTGAAGATGGACAAGGATCGTAAATCAATTCTTGAACGTAGAGCTAAGGGACGTTTGGTCGCTCTTGGCAAGGACAAGGGAAAATATACTGAGGAAACAACAACCGCTGCACCAATGGAAACAGCTTAA